Sequence from the Gimesia sp. genome:
CGGATATCTTCCCAATTGGCAACACGAACCGGACCGGGCCGCGATTCAGATCGACGCGCCTGCCCTGAATCCGGTTCCCATGCCAGGCAATCGCTGGCGAATCTATTTCCGGGTTTTCGATGAAACCCAGACAGACAATCTGCTGGAACAGATCGACGCGGGGCTGGCTTCAATCTCTCCCGGAACCCGTTTGCAGAATCCGGATCAGCCGATGCTCTATCACACCTTTCGCCAGTTGAGTGCCCATTACCGTTCCAGCCGGGTGCTCCTCGCAGGTGATGCCGCACATGCCTGCAGTCCCATTGAAGGGCATGGCATGAATACGGGCATTCAGGACTCCTTCAACCTGGGCTGGAAACTGGCGCACGTCATCAGGGGAGAAGCCGGCGATGGTCTGCTGAACAGCTACGAGCTCGAACGCCGCCCCATTGCCAACGCGGTTGGTGCCTCGGGGGACGTTGCCGAAGAATTACGCACGATCCCCGACGAACCAGCGGCCGTCGAACGGGTCAAGCGTGCCTTGTGTGCCATGCTGCTCCCCGTCCGGGGACAACTGCAGGCAGCCGAGGCGAAACCGAAATCAGCTTTCACTATCGCGACAGTCCCCTGGTCCGCGGCTATCATACCTCTGGAGCAACCGCACAACAGAACTGGCTCGGCCCCCGACCCGGCGACTGTCTACCCGAAGCCGGCCCATTGTTACATCCCCAGACAGCCGCAACACTCACATTGTTCGATTTGTTGAGATCAACCGGTCATCTGCTCCTCTGGCTGGCCACGGATGAGATAGAAGCACCCAATGCCGCTGATCTCGCATCCGTTCTGCAGCCCGGTGATACCTGCGTTGTCATCTCCACAACATCGCCGATAAAACTCGAACAGACAGATTCTACTCGGGTCAAATGGTTAATTGATGAAACAGGTAGCGTACATGCAAAACTGGGGATCATCGATCCCAGCCTGTTACTGATCCGCCCCGATGGTCATATTGCACTCCGCTGCGAGCCTCCTGATCTCAATCAGGTGATTGAATATTATGATTTGATCAAGAAATGAATCACTCGCAAGTGTGCAGGTTTTTTGTCAGAGCTCCAGAGGTGACTTTTCAGCTGCAGTCAGGTATTTTGATACCCTGCTCGAAATTCATTTGCACCCCGCTGAGGAACACCTCCGATGCCATATAAGATACTGTCCCTGGGAATCCTGTTGCTGTCGTTGATCAGTTCGTCCGCCGTGGGGCAGGATCTCCAACCGGAGCCAGACGATCACGCCGCGGGGCCGGTCACCTTCTATGTGATGGGTGATGTTCCCTACAAGCCGGCAGAAGATAAACACCTGCCACAGCAGATTGCTGACATTCCCGAAGATGCTGAGTTTGTGATACATCTCGGTGATATCAAGACCGGTAAGACTCCCTGCGACGAGGCTGTTTACAAAAAAGTATTCGGCATGCTCAGACAGTCCGTGAAGCCCGTATTTATTATTCCGGGTGACAACGAGTGGAACGATTGCAGCAATCCAGAGCAGGCCTGGCAGTTATGGAACAAGTACTTTATGCGGTTTGATCGTCGCTGGCAGCACACACTTCCGGTCTTCCGACAGCTCGAACGGGAAGAGAACTTTTCGTTTGTGAAAGGGGGCGTGCTGTTTATTGGTTTAAATCTTGTCGGTGGTCGCGTGCAGGACGCTGCGGAATGGAAGCAGCGCCACGCAGACGATCTGGCTTGGGTCCGCCACAATCTGCGCCGTTTCGGTAAGGAAGTCAGCAGTCTGGTTCTGATGGGGCATGCCAAACCAGCCAAAAACCACAACGAATTTTTCGAACCATTCACTGAAGAAGCCCTGAAGTTCCAGAAGCCTATCCTCTACATCCACGGCGATGGACACGTCTGGATTTATGATCGACCTTATGCAGCCAGAAATATCTTGCGTGTGCAGGTCGACCAGGGGGGCATTGCTCCGCCATTGAAGATCACTGTCACGCAGGACAAATCCAATCCGTTTCACTTTGATCGGCGTAACGGTAAACCGGCTCAATAAAAATTCTTTGAATTCCCAATCAGTCTCTTCTGTCGCTCGAATGACATCAATATGAAATACGCACTCTCATTTCTGATCCTCAATCTATGCAGTTATACGTTTCTCATCGCAGCGGAGCCTGTCACCACCCTGATCCGGCAGAAATGGGACCCTGTTCAGGCAGGTAATCAGGTGATGGAATGTCTGGTGACCGTGACTGGCAAAGAAGTCAAAGGAGCCCACGATGCTGAAATGGTGCTGACCGGCAATCGTGCTTATATCGTGGCTGAAGTCAACGACACCCGTGCCGGGGAAAGTGCAGGCTGGCCGGAAATCTACTGTGCCCTGTCGATCGTCAACCTCAAGACCTTAACGCTTGAGAAAGTCATACCCTTCGCTCGCAGCGAACAGGTATTTCAGAATGCCACACTGCCCGTGGGCGCCTGTTTTGTGCCCCGCATTCTACAGTTGAATAAGCACACGTTGCGTTGCTACTTCGCCAGCGAGCAACCAGGCAAACGACAGGCACAAACCTGGTATCGCGATTTTAACCTGCAAACGCAGAGCTTCGCTGATACCATCCACAAAGCAAAAGTGAAGACCGCCGCGGGAACCTTCGAGATGCAGCCCCGGTATTTTCACGCAGATGCGGCGTCACAGGGATTCGAGAAGAAAGCGAAAGATTTCGGACTCTATCTGTTTGATTCGTTTAAAGAGTTCGACGGCCAGACCTATGTCGCGATTAATAATTTTCCAGGCAAACAGAACGCGCTGGCGAAGGTCAATCCAGACGGTGATACGTTTGAAATCATCGGGCACTATAACGAACCACAGTCAGTCGCACTCAGTGAGTCTGCGGTGAATCGTCTGCCGGACGGCTCCTGGATGGCAATCTGTCGCAATGATGGCGGCAAGCGGAATTACTATTTTACCACCAGCCCGGACGGTCGAACGTGGAGTGTCGGTAAACAGCTGCCATTCGTTTCTGATGGGACGAATTCCAAACCGACTTTCGATCGGTTTGGCGATACTTATTACCTCGGCTGGCAGGAAGCCACAAAAGTCGATGGCGTCACGCGGAGTGTCTTCAATATCGATATTTCACGAGACGGGAAAAACTGGGAACGCAAATACCGTTTTGAGACGCCTCACTCGTTCCAGTATCCCACTTTTTGTGAGTACGACGGAGCAATCTGGCTGGCAGTCACTCAGGGAGATCATTCGCCGAGTCGCAAAGAACGCATCATGTTTGGTAAGCTAGAGGATAGCGGCGCATCGCACTCCAAAGTGGATCGCAAGCAGTAACCGGAGTTAAGGCTTGGGCACCCGATTGATCGTCCAGTAAATCTCTTCAGCAAATGGTTCACCTGACTTCGATATGAGATTCAACTTGAGATGTACCTGATTCACTGGTTTCAGATTAGGCACCATTAGTTTCACGCTCTTCCCGTCCGCGGAGAGCAGGGTACCCGATATGTTCAGCTTCTCTTTCCCGGGACGGTCGGTCGCAGGAGAAAACATGTCTGAACCGTATTCCGGTCGCCAGTGGTAATTCCACTGCTCGGCAAAGTAGGATTTGAGATCCGTAGCACTCTTCGGATCGAGGGGGAAATTAAAATCGATCCGCAGTCCGTCCGCTTCCACCTGGCAGTCCGTCACCATTGATAAAGGCTTGCCCGTGTATCGCAACCTCTGAATCCCCTGGTCGCGGAGACCTCTGCGTCCCCCGCCGTTCCAGCCATCCAGCCCAACTGCATAAACCTGACCGTCTGCCGGGTTGATGCGGGCCCGATGGATACCCGTACTGAAGTGAAAGGGGAGCTTAATGATCGCCGCCTGGCTCACATCTTCGAAATCCTGCAGCATCAGATAATACATCCAGCCCTTTCCAAAGCTGGTGTGCAACAGACGCCCTGACAGCGGTCCCCAGCGGGGATCATCTACCCATAGCTGGCCTCCTGAGGAATTGTCGTAGTCCTGGGGCATCCAGATCAACGGTTGATCGAATGTT
This genomic interval carries:
- a CDS encoding metallophosphoesterase, which codes for MPYKILSLGILLLSLISSSAVGQDLQPEPDDHAAGPVTFYVMGDVPYKPAEDKHLPQQIADIPEDAEFVIHLGDIKTGKTPCDEAVYKKVFGMLRQSVKPVFIIPGDNEWNDCSNPEQAWQLWNKYFMRFDRRWQHTLPVFRQLEREENFSFVKGGVLFIGLNLVGGRVQDAAEWKQRHADDLAWVRHNLRRFGKEVSSLVLMGHAKPAKNHNEFFEPFTEEALKFQKPILYIHGDGHVWIYDRPYAARNILRVQVDQGGIAPPLKITVTQDKSNPFHFDRRNGKPAQ
- a CDS encoding sialidase family protein, which translates into the protein MKYALSFLILNLCSYTFLIAAEPVTTLIRQKWDPVQAGNQVMECLVTVTGKEVKGAHDAEMVLTGNRAYIVAEVNDTRAGESAGWPEIYCALSIVNLKTLTLEKVIPFARSEQVFQNATLPVGACFVPRILQLNKHTLRCYFASEQPGKRQAQTWYRDFNLQTQSFADTIHKAKVKTAAGTFEMQPRYFHADAASQGFEKKAKDFGLYLFDSFKEFDGQTYVAINNFPGKQNALAKVNPDGDTFEIIGHYNEPQSVALSESAVNRLPDGSWMAICRNDGGKRNYYFTTSPDGRTWSVGKQLPFVSDGTNSKPTFDRFGDTYYLGWQEATKVDGVTRSVFNIDISRDGKNWERKYRFETPHSFQYPTFCEYDGAIWLAVTQGDHSPSRKERIMFGKLEDSGASHSKVDRKQ
- a CDS encoding FAD-dependent monooxygenase yields the protein MSHSQTLPSHTPVLIVGAGPTGLSLAIELVRRNVECLLIDRNPAPLPFDRATVIHSRSLECFESMGTIDEFLARGHIMRGFNIFAFGKIVAQTSFESLECRHPYDLNLAENETEEILTTRLESLGGRGSRGWSLDGLNQSDTGVTASLKSAEGVEKTVTADWLVGTDSIHSRVRESIGVAVSGHQYPARWGVVDGYLPNWQHEPDRAAIQIDAPALNPVPMPGNRWRIYFRVFDETQTDNLLEQIDAGLASISPGTRLQNPDQPMLYHTFRQLSAHYRSSRVLLAGDAAHACSPIEGHGMNTGIQDSFNLGWKLAHVIRGEAGDGLLNSYELERRPIANAVGASGDVAEELRTIPDEPAAVERVKRALCAMLLPVRGQLQAAEAKPKSAFTIATVPWSAAIIPLEQPHNRTGSAPDPATVYPKPAHCYIPRQPQHSHCSIC